A portion of the Cryptomeria japonica chromosome 5, Sugi_1.0, whole genome shotgun sequence genome contains these proteins:
- the LOC131062727 gene encoding uncharacterized protein LOC131062727 isoform X1 — protein sequence MPGPGPHMLYTLGIGTAIGSLSKGRFTPHHCLVYAVNAFLGPDIGSFSEWLTSTLGIAEGLGSQIMDIIHHPFYYILILGIPLSIFYSWVSKVALQKGLLSASSGVSLSRKQCALLISAGSLSHFFLDHLFEENGHSRTFTWIISTGWWEGRAPVNNEAVIVVGFLCICLLLGFTYINRVKPGKVMTQSNQSSKLIGIIAILYCLWCASQIYWRNPRQPAVGEEADLGVIIFMTIYFFLPHGLCIAAMDSTTSSELPL from the exons ATGCCAGGGCCCGGCCCTCATATGTTGTATACCCTTGGGATTGGCACAGCAATTGGGTCTCTCTCTAAGGGCAGATTCACCCCTCATCACTGTCTTGTATATGCAGTAAATGCTTTCTTGGGACCTGATATCGGTTCATTCTCTGAATGGCTGACCTCCACACTGGGTATTGCAGAAGGCTTGGGATCACAAATCATGGATATCATTCATCACCCTTTTTACTATATTCTTATCCTTGGCATTCCCCTTTCAATATTTTATAGTTGGGTTTCCAAAGTTGCTCTGCAAAAAGGCCTCCTGAGTGCTTCATCTGGG GTATCTTTAAGTAGGAAGCAATGCGCATTGTTGATTTCTGCAGGCTCATTGTCCCACTTTTTCCTAGATCACCTGTTTGAG GAAAATGGGCACTCTAGAACGTTCACCTGGATAATAAGTACAGGATGGTGGGAGGGCCGAGCTCCAGTCAATAATGAAGCTGTTATAGTTGTTGGCTTTCTGTGCATCTGCCTACTGTTGGGATTTACTTACATAAACAG GGTAAAGCCCGGCAAAGTCATGACTCAATCAAACCAATCCTCAAAGCTTATTGGAATAATTGCAATCCTTTATTGTTTATGGTGTGCAAGCCAAATATACTGGAGAAATCCACGCCAACCAGCTGTTGGTGAAGAAGCAGACTTGGGAGTAATTATATTTatgaccatttatttctttctgcCACATGGTTTGTGCATTGCTGCTATGGACTCCACAACCAGTAGCGAGTTGCCACTATGA
- the LOC131876424 gene encoding uncharacterized protein LOC131876424 — protein sequence MFILFLAIGTRMASTSSSIGNEQIIAKQRNDPNSPLWKYVDIIKQLSGGGGFRWKCHGCDIERNSSYYRVVGHLCGIKGRGIKKCPGKNGKPIPDETVMKYIREHEAAEEREARRLNQTASKKTKGMQGPSNPSIVVEDHPFFATNEPQSEPPLTRKRTKGPLETAFQNESRDNADQDIVRCIYANGLSFNVVRSPYWKQMIKSVNEAPRGYKGPSYEKVHGTLLEKEVKRVEDALKPIRDSWVETGVTIVSDGWKDAKNRPLINVIAVSPKGAMFLRAVDCEGQIKDGQFIAEILISAIESVGSRNVVQVIMDNAKNCRAAGLLVEQRYDHIFWTPCAVHSLNLMIRRIGQKIKWIRDVYAEAEDIQMFITNHHMSQGIFRTYSNLELLKVSEIVI from the coding sequence atgtttattttatttcttgccataggaactagaatggcatctacatcttcctccattggcaatgaacaaataattgcaaaacaaagaaatgatccaaattctcccttatggaaatatgtggacattataaaacaactttcgggaggtgggggattccgttggaaatgccatggatgtgatattgaacgtaatagttcatattatcgggtggtaggccatttgtgtggaataaaaggaagaggcataaaaaaatgccctggaaaaaatggtaaacctataccagatgagacagtgatgaaatatattagggagcatgaggcggcagaagagagggaagcccgtagattgaaccaaaccgcatcaaagaaaacaaagggaatgcaGGGCCCTTCTAATCCAAgcattgtagtagaagaccaccccttctttgccacaaatgaacctcaaagtgaaccacccttgacacgtaaaagaacaaaggggcctttagaaaccgcattccaaaatgagagtagagacaatgctgaccaagatatagtaaggtgcatttatgcaaatgggttgtcattcaatgttgttcgctccccatattggaagcaaatgataaaaagtgttaatgaggcaccaagagggtataagggccccagTTATGAGAAGGTAcatggaacattattggagaaagaggtgaagagggttgaagatgcattgaaacccataagggattcatgggttgagacaggtgtaacaattgtttcagatgggtggaaagatgctaaaaaccgtcccttgatcaatgtcatagcggtgtcccctaaaggggcaatgtttttgagagctgtggattgtgagggccaaataaaagatggccaatttattgcagaaattctcatctctgccattgagtctgtgggatcccgcaatgttgtccaagtcataatggacaatgcaaaaaattgtagagctgctggtttgttggttgagcaacgctatgatcacatcttttggacaccttgtgcggtacattcactcaatcttatgatacgaaggattgggcaaaaaataaaatggatcagagatgtgtatgcagaggctgaggacatccaaatgttcatcacaaaccaccacatgtctcaagggatttttagaacctattcgaatttggagctattgaaggtaagtgaaatagtaatttaa
- the LOC131062727 gene encoding uncharacterized protein LOC131062727 isoform X2, with translation MPGPGPHMLYTLGIGTAIGSLSKGRFTPHHCLVYAVNAFLGPDIGSFSEWLTSTLGIAEGLGSQIMDIIHHPFYYILILGIPLSIFYSWVSKVALQKGLLSASSGENGHSRTFTWIISTGWWEGRAPVNNEAVIVVGFLCICLLLGFTYINRVKPGKVMTQSNQSSKLIGIIAILYCLWCASQIYWRNPRQPAVGEEADLGVIIFMTIYFFLPHGLCIAAMDSTTSSELPL, from the exons ATGCCAGGGCCCGGCCCTCATATGTTGTATACCCTTGGGATTGGCACAGCAATTGGGTCTCTCTCTAAGGGCAGATTCACCCCTCATCACTGTCTTGTATATGCAGTAAATGCTTTCTTGGGACCTGATATCGGTTCATTCTCTGAATGGCTGACCTCCACACTGGGTATTGCAGAAGGCTTGGGATCACAAATCATGGATATCATTCATCACCCTTTTTACTATATTCTTATCCTTGGCATTCCCCTTTCAATATTTTATAGTTGGGTTTCCAAAGTTGCTCTGCAAAAAGGCCTCCTGAGTGCTTCATCTGGG GAAAATGGGCACTCTAGAACGTTCACCTGGATAATAAGTACAGGATGGTGGGAGGGCCGAGCTCCAGTCAATAATGAAGCTGTTATAGTTGTTGGCTTTCTGTGCATCTGCCTACTGTTGGGATTTACTTACATAAACAG GGTAAAGCCCGGCAAAGTCATGACTCAATCAAACCAATCCTCAAAGCTTATTGGAATAATTGCAATCCTTTATTGTTTATGGTGTGCAAGCCAAATATACTGGAGAAATCCACGCCAACCAGCTGTTGGTGAAGAAGCAGACTTGGGAGTAATTATATTTatgaccatttatttctttctgcCACATGGTTTGTGCATTGCTGCTATGGACTCCACAACCAGTAGCGAGTTGCCACTATGA